Proteins encoded by one window of Nitrospirota bacterium:
- a CDS encoding tripartite tricarboxylate transporter substrate binding protein encodes MKRTFLLFKISILVCTVALMCLSIGIASAWEPTKPVEFIVPAGTGGGADVMAKFISPLIEKYKLSPKPFVVVNKPAGAGAEGFLYVKGKKGDPHVIIITLDNTFTTPLATGVPFNWRDLTPIARLALDYFVLWVNAEAPYKTAKEYLDAVKKEPGKFIMGGTGTAQEDQIITVMMEQAYGVKFLYVPFKGGGDVAVELAGKRVSSTVNNPAEAVSHWKAGRLKPLAAIDHERINLPDWKDIPTMKEATGVDLSYLMLRGIFAAPGITKEQQDFYIGVMKKVTETPEWKKYISDMGLKGAFFTGADYVKWLEQKEAMTKDLMLKGGLLKK; translated from the coding sequence ATGAAAAGGACATTTTTGCTTTTTAAAATTTCTATTTTGGTTTGCACTGTGGCTCTGATGTGCCTCTCAATTGGAATAGCAAGCGCCTGGGAGCCAACAAAGCCTGTAGAGTTTATAGTTCCAGCAGGAACTGGTGGTGGTGCTGATGTTATGGCCAAGTTTATCTCTCCGCTCATCGAAAAGTATAAGCTATCGCCAAAACCCTTCGTCGTTGTAAACAAACCAGCTGGTGCGGGAGCAGAGGGGTTTCTCTATGTGAAAGGGAAGAAAGGTGATCCACATGTTATTATCATCACACTGGATAATACTTTCACAACTCCTTTGGCCACAGGTGTTCCATTTAACTGGAGAGATCTCACACCTATTGCACGGCTCGCTCTGGATTATTTTGTCCTATGGGTAAATGCCGAGGCTCCTTATAAGACCGCTAAAGAGTATCTCGATGCGGTGAAGAAGGAACCGGGGAAATTCATCATGGGTGGAACAGGAACCGCACAGGAAGACCAGATCATTACCGTCATGATGGAGCAAGCCTATGGCGTAAAGTTTTTGTATGTTCCATTTAAGGGGGGTGGAGATGTGGCTGTTGAGCTCGCTGGAAAACGTGTCAGTTCAACTGTAAACAATCCTGCAGAGGCTGTTAGCCACTGGAAGGCAGGGAGACTTAAACCCTTAGCTGCCATTGACCATGAGAGGATTAACCTGCCAGATTGGAAGGATATTCCTACCATGAAGGAGGCTACGGGTGTGGATCTGAGTTATCTCATGCTCCGCGGTATCTTTGCGGCCCCTGGCATTACAAAGGAACAGCAGGATTTCTATATCGGGGTTATGAAGAAAGTGACCGAGACCCCAGAGTGGAAGAAATATATATCCGACATGGGACTGAAAGGAGCATTCTTCACAGGAGCTGACTATGTGAAATGGCTTGAACAGAAAGAGGCAATGACTAAAGACCTTATGTTAAAGGGCGGCTTGCTCAAGAAGT